The Candidatus Bathyarchaeota archaeon genome has a window encoding:
- a CDS encoding NADH-quinone oxidoreductase subunit H, whose translation QILVFPGIIFLFGLAFFYEWVDRKFYARLQNRYGPLHTGPSGLLQPFADFVKLLAKEDITPQAADRLLFTATPIFLLAIPTAALFCIPMTELTALVSFEGDLIYVIFLSTLISIATFLAAWSSTNPFSIVGGLRAAFQMLGYEVPMAIVMVCPAIAAGTLNISGIVARQAATGIWFILSQPLGFAILLICLLAEVKRIPFDIPEAETEIVAGWLTEFSGRKLALMRLSIDMELVFAAALTTALFLGGPAGPAPIPPIIYFLIKTTIVVLILSNLRTLFARFRIDQMVHGSWKFLTPLAILQVILVELTVG comes from the coding sequence TACAAATCTTAGTTTTTCCAGGAATCATCTTCTTATTCGGGTTGGCTTTTTTTTATGAGTGGGTTGATCGAAAATTTTATGCCCGGCTCCAGAATCGATACGGACCACTACATACAGGCCCTTCGGGATTGCTGCAACCATTCGCAGACTTCGTTAAGCTGCTGGCAAAAGAGGATATTACCCCCCAAGCGGCGGATAGGCTGTTATTCACAGCTACGCCAATTTTCTTACTAGCCATACCGACGGCTGCTTTATTCTGCATTCCCATGACAGAATTAACCGCACTTGTATCCTTTGAAGGTGATCTCATCTATGTTATATTTCTTTCAACCCTCATCTCGATTGCTACATTTTTAGCTGCATGGAGCTCGACTAATCCCTTCAGTATCGTCGGCGGATTAAGGGCAGCGTTCCAAATGCTCGGGTACGAGGTGCCTATGGCAATTGTCATGGTTTGCCCCGCGATCGCAGCTGGAACATTGAATATTAGTGGAATTGTCGCAAGGCAAGCTGCCACCGGCATATGGTTTATCCTGTCTCAACCCCTAGGATTCGCGATACTCCTAATCTGTCTTCTTGCAGAGGTTAAACGAATCCCATTTGACATACCAGAGGCAGAAACCGAAATTGTAGCTGGCTGGCTCACCGAATTTAGTGGAAGAAAATTGGCTCTCATGAGGTTATCCATCGATATGGAATTAGTTTTCGCCGCCGCGTTAACCACAGCTCTGTTTCTCGGAGGACCTGCAGGTCCTGCACCCATTCCCCCAATAATTTACTTCCTAATTAAAACCACAATTGTTGTCTTAATCCTATCCAACCTACGCACATTATTCGCTAGGTTCAGAATTGACCAGATGGTCCACGGTTCATGGAAATTCC